In Dermacentor silvarum isolate Dsil-2018 chromosome 2, BIME_Dsil_1.4, whole genome shotgun sequence, the following proteins share a genomic window:
- the LOC119440675 gene encoding prenylated Rab acceptor protein 1: MKRQQGDIGEPLSSSPNSSGDAPITSRAPTPTLPQKRLSSSSPKKEAFDLRRAIVTWSSKQINRAQPWKHFADAAKFSIPRSAQEVADRIQWNVGRFSSNYGVLFVVILAGYVMSSVELVVSVVAVAAVCAAFKLHQDDESAALWGTRLMLSKNHRLVAAALVALPLLHAADIWSAVLWSVGAILAIGAVHATLYAGLASPNKFARKLPDTPEEGDILGHL; the protein is encoded by the coding sequence ATGAAGCGGCAGCAGGGCGACATCGGAGAGCCCCTGAGTTCCAGTCCGAATTCTTCAGGTGATGCTCCAATCACTTCCCGAGCGCCAACCCCTACGTTGCCGCAAAAACGCCTCTCCTCATCGTCTCCCAAGAAAGAGGCCTTCGACCTTCGACGTGCCATCGTGACCTGGTCCAGCAAACAGATCAACCGCGCACAGCCGTGGAAGCATTTCGCGGATGCCGCGAAATTTTCCATTCCGAGATCGGCCCAGGAGGTCGCCGACCGGATCCAATGGAACGTGGGCCGCTTCAGCAGCAACTACGGCGTTCTTTTCGTCGTCATCCTGGCGGGCTACGTCATGTCCAGCGTGGAACTCGTGGTGAGCGTCGTGGCTGTGGCTGCAGTGTGCGCCGCGTTCAAGCTGCATCAGGACGACGAGTCTGCGGCCTTGTGGGGCACGAGGCTGATGCTCAGCAAGAACCACAGGCTGGTCGCGGCCGCATTGGTGGCGTTGCCTCTTCTCCACGCCGCAGACATCTGGTCCGCTGTCCTGTGGTCTGTTGGTGCAATCCTGGCGATCGGCGCTGTCCATGCCACTCTGTATGCAGGACTTGCCTCCCCAAACAAGTTCGCCAGAAAGCTGCCGGACACTCCCGAGGAAGGTGATATCTTGGGCCACCTTTGA
- the LOC119440674 gene encoding uncharacterized protein LOC119440674 yields MKREQGDIGEPLSSSPNSSGDAPITSRAPTPTLPQKRLSSSSPKKEDFDLRRAIVTWSSKQINRAQPWKHFADASKFLIPRSAQEVADRIQWNVGRFSSNYGVLFVVILAGYVMSSVELVLSVFVVAAVCAALKLHQDDESTAMWGTRLMLSKNHRLVAAALVALPLLHAADIWSAVLWSVGAILAIGTAHATSVYRTWLPKQVRQKAAGHSRGR; encoded by the coding sequence ATGAAGCGGGAGCAGGGCGACATCGGAGAGCCCCTGAGTTCCAGTCCGAATTCTTCAGGTGATGCTCCAATCACCTCCCGAGCGCCAACCCCTACGTTGCCGCAAAAACGCCTCTCCTCGTCGTCTCCCAAGAAAGAGGACTTCGACCTTCGGCGTGCCATCGTAACCTGGTCCAGCAAACAGATCAACCGCGCACAGCCGTGGAAGCATTTCGCGGATGCCTCAAAATTTTTGATTCCGAGATCGGCCCAGGAGGTCGCCGACCGGATCCAATGGAACGTGGGCCGCTTCAGCAGCAACTACGGCGTTCTTTTCGTCGTCATCCTGGCGGGCTACGTCATGTCCAGCGTGGAACTCGTGCTGAGCGTCTTCGTGGTAGCTGCAGTGTGCGCCGCGCTCAAGCTGCATCAGGACGACGAGTCTACGGCCATGTGGGGCACAAGGCTGATGCTCAGCAAGAACCACAGGCTGGTCGCGGCCGCATTGGTGGCGTTGCCTCTTCTCCACGCCGCAGACATCTGGTCCGCTGTCCTGTGGTCTGTTGGTGCAATCCTGGCGATCGGCACTGCCCATGCCACTTCTGTATACAGGACTTGGCTCCCCAAACAAGTTCGCCAGAAAGCTGCCGGACACTCCCGAGGAAGGTGA